A segment of the Polyodon spathula isolate WHYD16114869_AA chromosome 1, ASM1765450v1, whole genome shotgun sequence genome:
tgcaactgatgcataattcacacaccctagtcatGTCAGAATTGAGACATCACATACTGCAGTGTAAATGAACAAGCTGACACTTGACATTGAACAAAAGCAAATGAACATCTTTGGGCTTGTGAACAGCGACAGAagaatttgaaaagaaaaataactggaTCTGTCATTTCACCCTCccaaaagtggaaaaaaaacaaccgcACAGCGCCAATCTAGGCAAAAGGAAAACATCATCCAAAAAGCGCTCCTTGAGTGGCAAATTTAGAGAGCCAGACGTGAATATCCCTGGTCCTGTTACCATGGAGAATCTATATCTCACACAATGCTGCTGATTGCTTGGTGTTTCAGGGGGTTGGGTGGTCTGGTTCACCAAAGAAGAAGGGAAAGAAATGCTTGTGCTAATAAAATTACCAAATAATCACAGAAGTGCCCAACATAGAGAAGAGTAACGGTAAGTATTTTAACTGTACACAACTCTCAGAAAATAGCAGCTATCATTTTTTCCCCCCTGTAATTTACAAGGCATACATTTGACTGTGGTACTGGCACGATAGTTACTCATTATCTGTTGCAGAACTGCTTGAACACATAAGAGAATCGCATGATCACAAGCAATTGGAAGTTCCAGAGGAAGCTGTTGAGAGACAGAGTTTGTTGGAACTATATAATTCAGCCTTTGCATATTACAAGAAATGTGTCACCTAAGTCACACATTATATTGTGATGGTCCTGTGATTCAAGCAACTGGGAATCAGCAACCACAGTAATGTATTTATATCAAGtcagaaaatgcatttatttgcaaAGGAAATATGTTGCATTTGAATGGTATAATGTAGCCTGGAACATGTGGATTGTATATTCTAGTATCATTGAGtccattttaatatctttttaatCAGTTCCAATCCAAAGAAGGGACTTGGAATTAGAACTGATTTTAgaaaggaattggaaattgaattagaattgaaaaacaaaccgaATATACCCCGACCCTGGTATTATCATTGGTAAccacaaataattaaaatgctgtttcgATCATTTGaagtatatatttaacaaatactTAATAATTTTCTTTAAAGATGGAGCACACAGCAAAATTTGTGTTTAAGTGGTCCTTAAGGAAGCGTCCTAGTGCTAGTAGAAAGAATAAAGAAGACATACgtaggatgttttttttgtttgtttttaattggcaCTATGACGCTTTTGTAGGTCCTACATGTGTcaaaaacaacaaagtgaaaATACATCATAGTTCCGTTGTGCAAATATATCTTGTGGTAATCCCATTGAAGGCGAAACAACAGCAGGGGATGCAGCTGAGTGGCTAAGTATGAGAATCGCGCACTGAatcatgcctgccacagggctcctcTGGGTCCTAAACACTGCTATTTACAGacggggattgcagtaaccacacaccggCAAGGACCTTTTTCAAACAAttaaggtttgctgacataagggcggttaacagtagagttttgacCAAACTACTGGAGAAAATCTGTACTGGGAGATGTCCAGGAGAAGGGCCCAAATTGCAGGAGACTCACGGTGAatacgggagagttgacaggtctgcaatTTATATGTTTGTAGTTACTTGCAGCCCATGCAGTCGCAGtcataagtattcacaccctacacttaatataaaacCATTCAAGCAAACATGTGGAATACAAagatttagtgaacattagccactaattaacaTAACAacgaccaaaatacacaatttctggtagtttaacgaacagcctttaaaaaataaataaataaataaataaataaaagcacttaagcaattttaaatatttgtacgACTGTACTATGATTCATAGCTCGAGTTAGAAAATCTCACAACAGAGCGCAGCACAAAGGGATATCACCTAGAAAGTGtgctgagggcatcagatgagtcttaatggttaggtttagggttaggtttgagggttggggttgggttatggTAGAAttgccgagctctggaagtgaaaggtgggagtgcttggCAAATGCCCGAGAATCATCTGAAGCCCTCGGTACACTTTCTTGGGGATATTCTTTTACACCGCCACCGGAGCAGCAACTGCGCAATCCAAGTGCAAGGTGGTTCCTTTTGCTGCAGAGGGCAGTGCTGCGTATCATGAGTATAGTTTGCCAAAAGCAATGCGAAGGAGGCGTGTAAACAAGGGCCGCAACCTGGCATCTGGAAATGTCCAAGAGTAATTCCTGAATGATGGTTTCTTTCAAGACAGTTTGGCAGTTCGGTATTTTGTCTTTGTCATTCTTTTGCTTTGCTTCGTGGAAAAGTTCCAATGTAGGTAAGAAACACCGCATTCATTAGCTCTTGTGAGAGTAAAACCGTGCCAGGGTTCAGCCCGGATATGTACACACGGAAGAAAGACCAGTAAATAGTACTGTAATACAGGCTAGAATATGATGACAGATTAGTTTTAGATACTAATTGTGTTACAATGATCATATCAACCAAACCGTACGCGGCGGAGCAAAATAACACCAGACACGTCATTTTTTGCGGTGTTTGGAAAATTCTTAAATAACTATCATTTAATATAAGAAGAAAAGTTATATATCAATAATTATAGCAGTATATGTTATGATTTAGATGTAATTCAGAACATTATCATAATAAGAATGAACAAAATTTACCACCAAACTGGTCACGAGACATGCATTTTGTAACCATCCGGGAACTATCAATGTAAACTAGACATTGGCtagtaatgtatttgtaaaatgtgtgcatgtttatagTATAAAAGTATGCAGGGATGGTAAAATAAGGCGCCCATTGAATTGCGCTTCAGGCTCTTTCCAAGCTTTACCTTGACCCTTAATCGATGTTTTCCGTATCAAGTGATTATTCTCACTGTATTAGCTAAGCAATGAAAGCCTTCTTTCCACCCCTGAGTCTGTAAAGAAGTGGGGTCTACAGCCACACCAACTAATTTACTAATTCAAACCTCAGAAACTAACAAAAGTTGGGTTTGATTAGTATTCCTGTATTTGAATGGGAAatgtttctgcagaaactgttctTGATGGCGCAGTTCGGGTCCAACTCGGCCAAAATGTAAGCAGTGCCCCTGTTTCTGAGGGCACTGTGTTATTGGAGATACTTCTTGTTGCTGGTTTGCCCCCTTTTAATTTTTGCCTTCCAAGCACATGCATACAGTAATTAAGTAATACAGCAATTagaaaaattacatttgtaacaATACGGTTTGAAGTAATGCAgtatcatatttgtttttttaaatgggtaaAAAGGAGTAAGAATATAATATGACTGTCAGGAagtgagtgtgtgttgtgtttctaGGGGTGAAAGGGCTGTTGCTGCTGGTTGGCAGAGGCCTCTTAGTCCTGGGTCTCGTCAGCTGGCTGGTCTCGGTTGTGGCCCCGAGGATCAGCTCACTGGCACTGCGTCCTCCAAGGAGTTTTCCTGAAGGTCAgtatgctgctgttttttttaaacagctctaGAGGTACAGTACTGCTAGGTAATAGCACCCTGATACTGTAATACGGTTTCTGACAGGTACAGTCAAAGGTACAAACACATTAGGATTGCAGATAGCTGAAAAATTCACCCGAATCTTGTGAGCATTAAATGATTACCCCTTGTACATATTAACAAGTACTTCCAGTCTGATTGTTATAGAAGTgccaacacatttttaacagtaaaacacattcattttggtAGCTGTGGAGTTCAGTAGTGAACTCTCCTGTTGTATCTTTACTACACATGTTGGAGTTGTACAATGTGTTGATGTTGGCAAGCTTCAAAATCTtaagtaaataaatcacaattgtCCTGTTTTGAACTGTATATTTCAGCTCCTGAAGATGAAGTTGAGCAGAAACGAAAGCTGGCAAGAAGAGAGCAGCAGGATAAATACAGCCAGAATGTAAGGAGAGGGTAGTCTTCACAATGTTATTCTTTAATGGTTTTATACCAGATCCTGTCTTGTCAAAGCCCAAGTTCTTGTACCAGGACCAATATAAGATGCATTTTTCACTTTCGATATAATTCTCATTCGTCACAGCCTACTTCCCAAATTGTGACTCTAGTTTATAACCTGGGGGGCATTGACAAGAGCAAATTCAGCCAGTATTACAATCTGATTCAAAGTGCACAATGCAACGCAGCTGCACCCACATCCATACAATTCTATATATACAATCACAAATGACACTGTAGAAGTTAGACTATGCAGGCCTGACAACAAGACTGGGAATATGCCATTGCAGATGTACGCTGAGTTTAATCGTCTCAGCTCTGTCCTCACTAGACTGTTGCCTCTGCTAGAGCTGCCCCTGCTGTGGATACAAAGAAGTATTTAGTAGcatcaaaatacataaaaagtaaAGTCATTTCTGTTGCAGTCCCATAAAATGATTTTGCAAAGTGTATATATTAGACAAGCTTCTTTCGGCCCGTACTGGCTTTAAAAATTATATTGTAGTTGGAAGCTTGCCCTAGAAAAGCATctttcatttgcataacaaaaccACAAGCAGCGGaactcatttgtttttttctgttgtcacGTTAGGCGTCGACGTACCAGGAAAACGTACTGAAACCTCGGCAAGAGACTAAATTCAGGAAAAAGGAAGAGCATTTCTACAGGATGACAGGGGAGGCCTGGAAACTGTCGGAGGGATATGCACTTGGGGTGAGCGCTTCCTTTTGGTTTTTGTATTCTTTcctttttacatatatctaggaAATCTTATGATGCGTTGTTGAAACTTGGTTATGTCATTCTTTAGTCATTGAGAGTTTCACACAGTACACTGCTAGACCATTTttttaggacctgtacctaatatcgGAGTTGGGCCACTATTTGCCCTAATCATTGCCTTGTCACAACATGGCTTCCATAAGTTGCTGGAAGGTTTGAGTGATGTTAATCTATTCAGCCATGTTCTTCTTCTATTTGTCTCACTTGGCGAcctctttccttttgttttgccattGCTAATACACTCCGATGACCGATGACGGGGTGCAGCCCACTTCATGACCTTCCTTGCTACTGTGGCACCTGCTCAGTATGCACTCACTGTCTGCAATAGTAGATTACAGGACTGTGAAAAATGCAGTTATTGTCGCAAGTTTATAATGCTTGCAGTGGTGGATGTTAATTCCTGATGCTTGTGGTTTTAGTTTTACCTGCATGTTTATCTGTACAGGTGGACCAAGACTCTGAGGAAGGGGCAGTCCTTGGTGAGGAAGACTTCACTTCTGAATCCCCCAACCAGGAGGCTGTGAGGAGAAGGAAGCTGCCAGAGAGCGCCACACGACCCCCACCGCCTCTAGAACCATCCAGGCAGAAGAGGGTGAGGGACGGGCACATTGTTTACTGTTCTGCAACTGCAGTTGATGTTGGATAACTTTTAGAATAGATCTGGAGGGGAGTTTCCAGAGCTTAGCATTTTCTGAAATAATAATGCAGGACCTGTACCCATTTCCAGATTTCCATTGCGATTTTAGGAAAAGCAGCTTTAAATCACCACTCTTCACTTCACTTATGAAACCTGGATATGTTGCAGAAGTTGTTGGGTGCATTGCTTGCAAGAAAGGAATGATAGggtatacagtaatctgtcgtgtATCCGTCCGTCACGTATCTGCCTTTAAccatttatccgccatgatcgACCTCTTCAGCAAAGTTAGTTTGTTATTGAACAGAggttagttcagagattgtaggtcctaccaaagtttttgtacactgtggatacgtgcgctgccattgcttgtagtgtcatgtgagctgttcagtgtgttgatatgtaaataaatcctgttcgcctgcagggtgtatcaacctccgtctcgatctcctgcctgtcactcagcagcgaatgcacgcatccacacggcagacagctactctCTCACAAgctttaataccctgtatctttcgaAACAAGAGAGCGATTTAggagagctccctaataaaagctgaatctcaaaacaataattgtgtgaatatagtaattattacagctgtgtataatggtatttaaaacaagattcattGGTCTGACTTTTtgcatatccgcccttactctggtcccaccgcagtcggatatgcgacggaTTATTGTATTCAAATCCGTATTTATTGTATTCAAATCCATATTCATTCTAATGCCTCTGCTACCATGGCCTGAGTCATTGTAAACATCACAATCTCCATGCCACACTTTTTGTCAACTAATAATttatacaacatgacagagagATGTGGTAATAATTACCTGTCTGTCAGCTGCTGGTTTGACTTTGTTTAATCTgctttaacatactgtactgcatgtaAAGTAAACTCAGTGGCTCTTAATCAAATAAGTTAGGTCAAATTATAGCTTTTTTTAGCAACGCTCTTAGCCAGcagttctcaatctgtggtccgcCAGCTCCCTTCAGGCTATCCGTTACATAATTACGgaaaggaagcggcagcatagtttatagatcccattgcaaacccaaaatttgagaccttaaaaactcaaGTACAGAatcaggaagaaaatgcatacatggagaatagCTCCTAGTGAACAAAAGGTCTAAACTCTCTGTCATATAGTTTTGGAGAGTCTAAATTGTATTCTTTATGAGGGAGTTTTTGTGTATTGCGCTCAtgtgcactcaacacagcagcttgtaaagtaagggCGTGCGTTGTGTTGTATTAACATACAGCTGTAGTTGGGTTGGACTGAGGCACGTATTGTTAATACAACACAACGCGCAAGCCCTGGACAGTGTTATCCCGCTTATAAAAcggatacaatttaaaaaaataaccaaaaaatacaaatcattttttaataaaaactaacaattttattatatatccttccgctttggagaaaaaaaacagtccctcaaatatggttttatttgttgtaaacattaaagtGCAGGTTTTCaatatttccatttattgtaattaattcaaATGAATGAAGCCTGTGTGCTGGTCTCAGTCGCTCCGTAAACAGCGCTGACTTAAACAGCAATGCTAGCCTGGTttgtgaccaagcatttaaaaattccAATCATGTATCATGttgataatgaaaaaaatacagaaaaggtggcaaagacaaagttcagtATCCACACATTGCTAAcgctgacctggagaag
Coding sequences within it:
- the LOC121316590 gene encoding UBX domain-containing protein 8-like, which translates into the protein MMVSFKTVWQFGILSLSFFCFASWKSSNVGVKGLLLLVGRGLLVLGLVSWLVSVVAPRISSLALRPPRSFPEAPEDEVEQKRKLARREQQDKYSQNASTYQENVLKPRQETKFRKKEEHFYRMTGEAWKLSEGYALGVDQDSEEGAVLGEEDFTSESPNQEAVRRRKLPESATRPPPPLEPSRQKRIIVLPEEPSNDVDGVVTIALRCPSGRIFKRRFLKSHSTQVLLDWMLKIGYHPAIYIVCTTYPRRPLEIGKETSLEDTGITSDTVLNVEEKDPST